The genomic segment ATCAGCTGCTGCACAGACAGTCACACAGACAGTCGCACAGACAATGGTTACCCCTCAGCGGGGAGGCATTGCCGTTCTGGGGGTCGTCAGCATTCTCGCCCTTATCATGATTGGACTGTTTCTGACCATGAGCGGGCGTTCAACGCCAAGCGCCGCCTCCGCAGAACAGCCTACCGAAGTTGCCGCGCTGCTAACGGACATCCCAACAGCGACGGCGACCTTCACCGAAACCCCAACGGCAACGCACACGGAAACTGCGACATATACCTTCACTCCAACGCATACCTTCACACCATCCCTGACGCCCACCGAAGCGCCCAATCAGGAAACGCTCGTCGGGTTGGTCATGGCGACGCTCAACGCCAAGCAAACGCTTGATATTGCCTCCACTATAGCCGCCTATACCGCGACCATGACAATCACCCCCTCAGAGACGCCTGATTTGCTTGCCACCGCCCAATGGATTGTAGAGCGGACAGCAACAGGAAACGCGATCACACTGGCGCTGATGGCAACAAACACCCCTATCCCAACCGCCACCTATACATCTACAAGCACCAGTACAGTAACACCGACCCCCGCTTGGGTCTCCGTCCTAACGCGCTCACGGGCTAACATCCGCATTGGTCCCAGCACAAGCTACCGTGTCTTGCTCATGGTCGATATGTCTGTTCAACTGCGTGCCTTTGCCAAAATACGCAGCAAAGAGACGAATGATTTCTGGTTCTTAATTGAAGTACCCAACGCCTCAAATGTCGCAAATGCTACAGAGAAGGGCTGGATTCACGAAAGCGCCCTGTGGACGGAAAATGTCGCCCAAATGATGGCGCTTGAAACCTTTGATGTCGTGGTGACTGTTGTTGTGCCGCCCACCGCCATGCGTACCGCAACCCGTGTCCGCACGTTTACGGCAACGCCCAACAACAATCCTTCCAGCGGGGCAACACCGATTCCCCCAACGGCAGCCAATAACCCGTCGACGTCAGCCAATAATTCGCCCACAGCAGTTCCGCCCACAGCAGTTCCGCCGACGGCAGTTCCGCCGACGGCTGTTCCGCCAACGGCGACAGCGATCCCGCCGACGGCAGTTCCGCCAACGGCGACAGCGATCCCGCCGACGGCAGTTCCGCCGACACACATTCCGTTTCCCACCTGCCAACATCAATGCCCCTAAACAATGGCTGTTATCGATAGCATTCGAGGGTTGGCAAGACATTAAAGGAAATCGACCATGCGCACCCGTTTAACACTCATAAGCGGTCTGGTTTTGGCGGTTATCCTCGCCACCTTGCCTCTCGCCGTGCCAACCCGCGCCGCAGACCTTCAAGCGGCACTACAACGGCTTGCCGATGATGCCGTTCGGGAAGGATTGGTTGGTGTCTCGATAGCCATCTACACACCGGAAGCGGGGATTGTCCTCGCCGCCGCTGGCGTTTCGGATAAAACGACGCGGACAGCCCTAACGACGAGTGATGTGGGGCGAATTGCCAGTTGCTCTAAGGTGTGGGTCGGTGCGGCGGTCATGCAGCTTATTGGCGAGGGGACCTTGGCGCTCGATGATCCGATTGCCCCATTTTTAGGCGCCGATGATCGGGACCACATTGCGAACGCCAAGACCGCCACTGTAGGGCAGCTTCTCTCCCACACCAGTGGCATTTTCGATTACTTCAACAGCGATGATTTCGGCATGGATGACCCCAATAAAATGGACTTCACCCTTGCCGAGGCGCTGCGCTATGCATGGGACAAACCCGCCGAATTCCCCGCCGGTACAGCCTATGCCTACAGCAACACGAATACCGTCTTGCTCGGCGTGATCCTTGAAAAAGTGACCGGGCAGCCCTATGCCCAAGTTCTTCGTTCGCGTATCTTCACCCCCTTAGGTTTAAAACACACCTATATTGAGGTCTTTGAGCCAGTCCCTGTGCGCATTGC from the Anaerolineales bacterium genome contains:
- a CDS encoding beta-lactamase family protein, whose product is MRTRLTLISGLVLAVILATLPLAVPTRAADLQAALQRLADDAVREGLVGVSIAIYTPEAGIVLAAAGVSDKTTRTALTTSDVGRIASCSKVWVGAAVMQLIGEGTLALDDPIAPFLGADDRDHIANAKTATVGQLLSHTSGIFDYFNSDDFGMDDPNKMDFTLAEALRYAWDKPAEFPAGTAYAYSNTNTVLLGVILEKVTGQPYAQVLRSRIFTPLGLKHTYIEVFEPVPVRIARGYEDEGDGLIEIGDSYQGGGLPDGGIVTTAEDMALFMKALFVDGTLLDAGLATLMTTPVTEGEDGEQVGYHIFISQTDHGLRYEHDGSLPGYLAVQMQYPKSGVILAMWTNSGGETAETVFFDDLQAAVIALVHEGAD
- a CDS encoding protein kinase; amino-acid sequence: MDSLIGKRLGQYEIISRLGVGGMATVYRARQASVERDVAIKIIRSDMMNDPMFVERFRREANTIAKLSHPHIVKVFDYGSEGDLAYLAMELLEGGSLARLLRAEGDMPLEKASEMLQQVARALDVAHQQGIIHRDLKPDNILLDSFRNAFLTDFGVAKLLTERKMTSTGTVVGTPAYIAPELWNGSYADNRTDLYALGVIVYEMVTGRTPHNGETPYRMMHMHIYEDALQATSINPMLPPVIDDFLAVALAKNPNQRFRSADHMATVFQAAIHSGRLPAGIVVPPPTGTYEKMPTGTQPVAIAMPTSLFVPEQSTVQQPLYVPSAAAQTVTQTVAQTMVTPQRGGIAVLGVVSILALIMIGLFLTMSGRSTPSAASAEQPTEVAALLTDIPTATATFTETPTATHTETATYTFTPTHTFTPSLTPTEAPNQETLVGLVMATLNAKQTLDIASTIAAYTATMTITPSETPDLLATAQWIVERTATGNAITLALMATNTPIPTATYTSTSTSTVTPTPAWVSVLTRSRANIRIGPSTSYRVLLMVDMSVQLRAFAKIRSKETNDFWFLIEVPNASNVANATEKGWIHESALWTENVAQMMALETFDVVVTVVVPPTAMRTATRVRTFTATPNNNPSSGATPIPPTAANNPSTSANNSPTAVPPTAVPPTAVPPTAVPPTATAIPPTAVPPTATAIPPTAVPPTHIPFPTCQHQCP